The following DNA comes from Enterocloster bolteae.
TTATCCTTATTAATGGTCATTCCCTTAATGGTAATCTCGTTATTGGCCTTTTCCTTGGAAGCGCTGTTTGGGTTTAACTGGGTGTAACGGCGCAGCTGTGATTTGACCCTGGCTGTCAGTTCCAGCGGGTTAAAGGGTTTCACCACATAATCGTCCGCCCCTGTTCCCAGCCCTAATATCTTGTCTAAATCCGTGGACTTGGCGCTGAGCATGATAATCGGAATGTTGTTGTTTTCCCTTATCTTCTTGCACATCTCCAGGCCGTTCATCCCCGGCATCATAATGTCCAACAGTACCAGGTGTACCTCTTCTTTGGAAATAATTTCCAGCCCCTTGGCAGCATTCTCCGCCTTAAACACTTTATAACCGTCACTTACAAGATAAATCTCAATCAAATCCGCAATCTCTTTTTCATCATCTACTACCAGGATATTTATATCGGGC
Coding sequences within:
- a CDS encoding response regulator transcription factor, with translation MPDINILVVDDEKEIADLIEIYLVSDGYKVFKAENAAKGLEIISKEEVHLVLLDIMMPGMNGLEMCKKIRENNNIPIIMLSAKSTDLDKILGLGTGADDYVVKPFNPLELTARVKSQLRRYTQLNPNSASKEKANNEITIKGMTINKDNHKVIVDDEEIKLTPIEFDILYLLASNPGKVFSTDEIFEKVWNEKVYEANNTVMVHIRRLRGKMKEDTRQNKIITTVWGVGYKIEK